The Mucilaginibacter yixingensis genome window below encodes:
- a CDS encoding serine hydrolase, with protein sequence MNKNVLTAVSALLVLASCAQKPKTTDAQYPVDTSKPFNTTEFMKYDPKHADKQIDAFMQHLHTAAGFNGNVLVAKNGKIVYENAFGWANYPRQDSLNINSQFELASISKTMTSTAILQLMERGKLRLDDSVQQYYPNFPYHGVTIRMLLTHRSGLPNYVYAIDDVFRKEHRDQKKGVTNQQMMDLLAQYKPARYNAPDKGYHYNNSNFMVLGSIIEKAAKMPYAQYMQQNIFKPAGMSHTAVYSKAVYDKIPTNVLGHDRNSWKYSVAQNYLDGPVGDKGIYSTVGDLFLYDRALRAGRLIKAATQDSAYTNRVPLKNGHFGYGYGWHLFEAPNQKVVYHTGWWHGFRHNFLRDMHRDVVIILLDNMTNGSLLHLDDLFKMTGMPVVRAGAYGRGGEEEEDQPQGRQVVEKKPTVVKKKVAEKKHVAKKASKSAHHKVAEKKKTHKKH encoded by the coding sequence ATGAATAAGAACGTTCTTACTGCTGTTTCTGCCTTACTAGTTTTGGCCTCGTGCGCTCAAAAACCCAAAACTACCGACGCCCAATACCCTGTTGATACTTCAAAGCCATTTAATACTACCGAGTTTATGAAGTATGACCCCAAACATGCTGATAAACAGATTGATGCTTTTATGCAGCATCTGCACACTGCAGCTGGTTTTAACGGCAATGTGCTGGTAGCAAAAAACGGAAAGATTGTTTACGAAAACGCTTTCGGCTGGGCCAATTACCCGCGTCAGGACAGTCTCAATATCAACTCTCAGTTTGAGCTGGCATCTATCAGTAAAACCATGACGTCTACCGCCATTTTGCAGTTGATGGAGCGCGGCAAACTCCGTTTGGATGATTCGGTGCAGCAATATTATCCAAACTTCCCGTATCATGGTGTTACCATCCGTATGCTGCTCACGCACCGGTCAGGACTGCCTAATTATGTATACGCTATTGATGATGTTTTCCGGAAGGAACACCGCGATCAAAAGAAGGGTGTAACCAATCAACAAATGATGGATCTGCTGGCCCAATACAAACCGGCTCGTTATAATGCGCCCGATAAAGGTTATCATTATAACAACTCAAACTTTATGGTGCTGGGCTCTATTATTGAAAAGGCAGCCAAAATGCCTTATGCCCAATACATGCAGCAAAATATATTTAAGCCGGCTGGCATGAGCCACACTGCGGTGTACTCAAAAGCGGTTTATGATAAGATCCCGACCAACGTATTGGGCCACGATCGTAACAGTTGGAAATACTCGGTAGCGCAAAATTATCTTGATGGCCCGGTAGGCGATAAAGGTATCTACAGCACCGTAGGCGACTTGTTCTTATATGACCGTGCCCTGCGCGCCGGTCGCCTGATTAAAGCCGCCACCCAGGATTCTGCCTATACCAACCGGGTGCCGCTTAAGAACGGACACTTTGGCTATGGTTATGGCTGGCATTTGTTTGAAGCGCCTAACCAGAAAGTGGTTTACCACACAGGCTGGTGGCATGGTTTTCGCCACAACTTTTTGCGCGATATGCATCGCGATGTGGTAATTATATTGCTTGACAATATGACCAACGGCAGCCTGCTGCACCTGGACGATTTATTTAAAATGACCGGTATGCCGGTGGTTCGTGCGGGTGCTTACGGTCGCGGAGGCGAAGAGGAGGAGGATCAGCCGCAAGGGCGCCAGGTGGTTGAAAAGAAGCCAACCGTAGTAAAGAAAAAGGTGGCTGAAAAGAAGCACGTGGCTAAGAAAGCCAGCAAGTCAGCTCATCATAAGGTAGCCGAAAAGAAAAAGACGCATAAAAAACATTAA